The following are encoded in a window of Streptomyces sp. Go-475 genomic DNA:
- a CDS encoding sensor histidine kinase, whose product MSPTPPARRLRLGLPRRMFSQVLLMQVAIAAGVAVLATGLFLAPLSDQLDDQAMRRALAIAQTTAQQPDLVKDLRDTPPSPDGPVQKEAERIRKATKAEYIVVMDWRGVRWSHTDPKQIGGIVSTDPGQALAGHEVMEIDSGTLGRSARGKVPLRDSDGTVVGAVSVGIAYDSVRARLIHAIPGLLAYAGGALAVGALAAWLISRRVHRQTRDLAFSDIAALLSEREAMLHGIREGVVALDRTGRIRLVNDEAQRLLGLGDAVVGLTPDEALGAGRTADVLAGRVAGTDLLTVRGQRVLVANRMPTDDGGAVATLRDRTELEQLGRELDSTRGLIDALRAQDHEHANRMHTLLGLLELEMYDDAVEFVGEVVGDHRATAEQVTERIEDPLLAALLVGKATVAAERGVALWVSDRTRLPDRLIDPQGLVTVVGNLVDNALDAVAGKPHARVEVELRAEGRTVVLRVRDTGPGVPPEHRELVFNEGWSTKKPPAHRERGIGLSLVRRLAERQGGSATVGGAHGGGAEFTVVLPEALAEPGPEPALSVPSAPRAAEEES is encoded by the coding sequence ATGAGCCCCACTCCCCCCGCACGCCGCCTGCGCCTCGGTCTGCCGCGGCGTATGTTCTCGCAGGTGCTGCTGATGCAGGTGGCGATCGCCGCGGGAGTCGCGGTCCTCGCGACCGGGTTGTTCCTCGCGCCCCTCAGCGACCAGCTCGACGACCAGGCGATGCGCCGCGCGCTCGCGATCGCGCAGACGACCGCGCAGCAGCCGGACCTCGTGAAGGACCTGAGGGACACGCCGCCCTCGCCGGACGGTCCGGTGCAGAAGGAGGCGGAGCGGATCCGTAAGGCCACCAAGGCCGAGTACATCGTCGTGATGGACTGGCGCGGGGTGCGCTGGTCGCACACCGACCCGAAACAGATCGGCGGCATCGTCTCGACCGACCCCGGCCAGGCCCTGGCCGGCCACGAGGTCATGGAGATCGACAGCGGCACCCTCGGCCGCTCCGCCCGGGGCAAGGTGCCGCTGCGCGACAGCGACGGCACCGTCGTCGGCGCCGTCTCGGTCGGCATCGCCTACGACAGCGTCCGGGCCCGGCTGATCCACGCCATCCCGGGGCTGCTCGCGTACGCCGGAGGCGCCCTGGCCGTCGGCGCGCTGGCGGCCTGGCTCATCTCCCGGCGCGTCCACCGGCAGACCAGGGACCTCGCCTTCTCGGACATCGCGGCGCTCCTGTCGGAACGCGAGGCGATGCTGCACGGCATCCGGGAGGGCGTCGTCGCCCTGGACCGCACCGGCCGCATCCGCCTGGTCAACGACGAAGCCCAGCGTCTGCTCGGCCTTGGGGACGCCGTGGTGGGCCTCACGCCCGACGAGGCGCTCGGCGCGGGCCGTACGGCCGATGTGCTGGCCGGACGCGTCGCCGGCACGGACCTGCTGACCGTCCGCGGTCAGCGCGTGCTCGTCGCCAACCGCATGCCCACGGACGACGGCGGCGCCGTGGCCACCCTGCGCGACCGCACCGAACTGGAGCAGCTGGGGCGCGAACTCGACTCCACCCGGGGTCTGATCGACGCCCTGCGCGCCCAGGACCACGAACACGCCAACCGGATGCACACCCTGCTGGGGCTGCTCGAACTGGAGATGTACGACGACGCCGTGGAGTTCGTCGGCGAGGTGGTCGGCGACCACCGGGCCACCGCTGAGCAGGTCACCGAGCGGATCGAGGACCCGCTGCTCGCCGCCCTGCTGGTCGGCAAGGCGACCGTCGCGGCCGAGCGGGGCGTCGCCCTGTGGGTGTCGGACCGGACCCGTCTGCCCGACCGGCTGATCGACCCCCAAGGGCTCGTCACCGTCGTCGGCAACCTGGTGGACAACGCCCTGGACGCCGTCGCGGGCAAGCCGCACGCGCGCGTGGAGGTCGAACTCCGCGCCGAGGGACGTACGGTGGTGCTCCGCGTCCGTGACACGGGGCCGGGGGTCCCGCCGGAGCACCGGGAGTTGGTCTTCAACGAGGGATGGTCCACGAAGAAGCCGCCGGCACACCGGGAGCGGGGCATCGGGCTGTCCCTGGTGCGCAGGCTCGCCGAGCGGCAGGGGGGCAGCGCGACCGTCGGCGGGGCGCACGGCGGGGGCGCGGAGTTCACCGTCGTGCTGCCCGAGGCGCTGGCCGAGCCCGGCCCGGAGCCGGCCCTGAGCGTGCCGTCGGCTCCGCGGGCCGCCGAGGAGGAGTCGTGA
- a CDS encoding DUF6082 family protein: MRGLRATASAGIGLAAGTVVALAVHWPRLHALRARIEHLEEAARSQRRTDFAHQQRLHWELLSKAMDDPELAEVLDAYDGTVPPGKQRQFLFANALYTNALCYYRMGNMTREEFFGFARSMLQNPIFREYWYASRPHRATLVGTSEEARLGRMVDDLLVQLEEADIDEWWVVGEPPAE; this comes from the coding sequence ATGCGAGGACTGAGGGCCACCGCCTCGGCCGGAATCGGCCTGGCGGCGGGCACCGTCGTCGCCCTGGCCGTGCACTGGCCCAGGCTCCACGCGCTGCGTGCCCGGATCGAGCACCTAGAGGAGGCCGCGCGCTCCCAGCGCCGGACCGACTTCGCCCATCAGCAGCGGCTGCACTGGGAGTTGCTGAGCAAGGCGATGGACGACCCGGAGCTGGCCGAGGTGCTGGACGCCTACGACGGGACCGTGCCGCCCGGGAAGCAGCGCCAGTTCCTGTTCGCCAACGCCCTCTACACCAACGCACTGTGCTACTACCGCATGGGCAACATGACCCGGGAGGAGTTCTTCGGCTTCGCCCGGAGCATGCTGCAGAACCCGATCTTCCGCGAGTACTGGTACGCCTCCCGCCCGCACCGGGCGACCCTCGTCGGCACCTCGGAAGAGGCACGGCTCGGACGCATGGTCGACGATCTCCTCGTGCAGTTGGAGGAGGCGGACATCGACGAGTGGTGGGTGGTGGGGGAACCGCCGGCCGAGTAG
- a CDS encoding citrate synthase/methylcitrate synthase — MSVNRSAATLLEAPRGLAGVVVTDTRIGDVRGLEGFYHYRQYSAVDLARTRGFEDVWHLLVHGDLPDAGRSAAFAAETAALRRLPDEVRAALPAIAAAGGRSGPLAGMRTALSLLGAAKGFRPVYDIDAERRRRDTLEAAAAVPTLLTALHRLGKGLEPVEPREDLSYAANYLYMLTGSVPTEQHARAIEQYLISTIDHGFNASTFTARVIASTGADVAACLAGAVAALSGPLHGGAPSRALDTLDAIGTPDRIDSWVRQRVLAGERIMGFGHAIYRTEDPRSRMLREVAQQFGGPRVDFAVEVERHVEAILAELKPGRELHTNVEYYAGVVMELCGLPREMFTPTFAAARVVGWSANILEQAEDTKIIRPVARYVGPEAPAPVPA, encoded by the coding sequence ATGTCCGTCAACAGGTCCGCAGCCACTCTCCTCGAAGCGCCGCGGGGGCTCGCCGGGGTCGTCGTCACCGACACCCGGATCGGTGACGTCCGCGGTCTCGAGGGCTTCTACCACTACCGGCAGTACTCGGCCGTCGACCTCGCGCGCACTCGTGGGTTCGAGGACGTCTGGCACCTGCTCGTGCACGGCGACCTGCCCGACGCCGGGCGCAGCGCGGCCTTCGCCGCCGAGACCGCCGCGCTGCGGCGACTGCCCGACGAGGTGCGAGCGGCCCTGCCGGCCATCGCGGCCGCCGGTGGACGCTCCGGCCCGCTCGCCGGCATGCGCACGGCGCTGTCACTGCTGGGCGCGGCCAAGGGCTTCCGCCCCGTGTACGACATCGACGCCGAGCGGCGCCGGCGGGACACGCTCGAGGCGGCCGCCGCCGTGCCCACCCTGCTCACCGCCCTGCACCGGCTGGGGAAAGGGCTCGAACCGGTGGAGCCGCGCGAGGACCTGTCGTACGCGGCGAACTACCTGTACATGTTGACGGGGTCGGTGCCGACCGAACAGCACGCCCGGGCGATCGAGCAATACCTGATCTCAACCATTGATCATGGATTCAATGCATCCACGTTCACGGCCCGGGTCATCGCCTCCACGGGCGCGGACGTGGCGGCGTGCCTCGCCGGTGCGGTGGCGGCGCTGTCCGGGCCGCTGCACGGCGGCGCGCCCAGCCGGGCGCTGGACACCCTGGATGCGATCGGCACCCCGGACCGTATCGACTCGTGGGTGCGTCAGCGGGTGCTCGCCGGTGAGCGCATCATGGGCTTCGGGCACGCGATCTACCGCACGGAGGACCCCCGGTCCCGGATGCTGCGGGAGGTCGCCCAGCAGTTCGGCGGCCCCCGGGTGGACTTCGCCGTCGAGGTCGAGCGTCACGTCGAGGCGATACTGGCGGAGCTGAAGCCCGGCCGCGAACTCCACACCAACGTCGAGTACTACGCGGGTGTGGTCATGGAGCTCTGCGGCCTGCCCCGCGAGATGTTCACACCGACGTTCGCCGCCGCGCGCGTGGTGGGCTGGAGCGCCAACATCCTGGAGCAGGCGGAGGACACGAAGATCATCCGTCCGGTGGCGCGGTACGTGGGGCCTGAGGCGCCGGCGCCCGTGCCTGCCTGA
- a CDS encoding DNA topoisomerase IV subunit A, with product MARRSTKTPPPDDSYEERILDIDVVDEMQGSFLEYAYSVIYSRALPDARDGLKPVHRRIVYQMNEMGLRPERGYVKCARVVGEVMGKLHPHGDASIYDALVRMAQPFSMRVPLVDGHGNFGSLGNDDPPAAMRYTECRMAEATSLMTESIDEDTVDFNPNYDGQEQEPVALPAAFPNLLVNGASGIAVGMATNMPPHNLREVIAAARHLIRHPNADLDALMKHVPGPDLPTGGRIVGLSGIRDAYETGRGTFKIRATVSVEPVTARRKGLVVTELPFTVGPEKVIAKIKDLVGSKKLQGIADVKDLTDREHGLRLVIEIKNGFVPEAVLEQLYKLTPMEESFGINNVALVDGQPLTLGLKELLEVYLDHRFTVVRRRSEFRRGKKRDRLHLVEGLLTALLDIDEVIRLIRSSENSAQAKQRLMEQFSLSEVQTQYILDTPLRRLTKYDRIELETEKDRLNAEIEELTRILDSDAELRKLVSSELATVAKKFGTDRRTVLLESGGAPVAAVPLQVADDPCRVLLSSTGLLARTANGEPFAEDAAAKRVKHDVIVSAVPATARGEIGAVSSAGRLLRLNVVDLPQLPESTPTPNLAGGAPLAEFVSLEDDETVVCLTTLDESSPGLALGTAQGVVKRVVPDYPANKEELEVITLKEGDRIVGAVELRTGEEDLVFITDDAQLLRFQASQVRPQGRPAGGVAGIKLSEGAKVISFTAVDPAADAVVFTVAGSRGTLDDSVQTTAKMTPFDQYPRKGRATGGVRCQRFLKGEDCLSLAWAGPAPALAAQKNGSPAELPEIDPRRDGSGVSLAKTVAVVAGPV from the coding sequence ATGGCCCGCCGCAGCACGAAGACCCCGCCGCCCGACGACTCGTACGAGGAGAGGATCCTCGACATCGACGTCGTCGACGAGATGCAGGGCTCCTTCCTCGAGTACGCGTACTCGGTCATCTACTCCCGCGCCCTGCCGGACGCCCGTGACGGCCTCAAGCCGGTGCACCGCCGCATCGTCTACCAGATGAACGAGATGGGCCTGCGCCCCGAGCGGGGGTACGTCAAGTGCGCCCGTGTCGTCGGCGAGGTGATGGGCAAGCTGCACCCGCACGGCGACGCGTCGATCTACGACGCCCTGGTGCGCATGGCCCAGCCCTTCTCGATGCGCGTCCCCCTGGTCGACGGCCACGGCAACTTCGGCTCGCTGGGCAACGACGACCCGCCGGCCGCCATGCGGTACACCGAGTGCCGGATGGCCGAGGCGACCAGCCTGATGACGGAGTCGATCGACGAGGACACGGTCGACTTCAACCCGAACTACGACGGCCAGGAGCAGGAACCGGTGGCGCTGCCCGCCGCCTTCCCGAACCTCCTGGTCAACGGCGCCTCGGGCATCGCTGTCGGGATGGCGACGAACATGCCGCCGCACAACCTGCGCGAGGTCATCGCCGCCGCCCGCCATCTGATCAGGCACCCGAACGCCGATCTCGACGCCCTGATGAAGCACGTCCCCGGCCCGGACCTCCCCACGGGCGGCCGCATCGTCGGCCTGTCCGGCATCCGGGACGCCTATGAGACGGGCCGTGGCACGTTCAAGATCCGGGCGACGGTCTCCGTGGAGCCGGTGACGGCCCGCCGCAAGGGCCTCGTCGTCACGGAGCTGCCCTTCACGGTCGGCCCCGAGAAGGTCATCGCCAAGATCAAGGACCTGGTCGGCTCGAAGAAGCTCCAGGGCATCGCCGACGTCAAGGACCTCACCGACCGCGAGCACGGCCTGCGCCTGGTCATCGAGATCAAGAACGGCTTCGTGCCGGAGGCGGTCCTGGAGCAGCTGTACAAGCTGACGCCGATGGAGGAGTCCTTCGGCATCAACAACGTCGCCCTGGTGGACGGCCAGCCGCTCACGCTGGGGCTGAAGGAGCTGCTGGAGGTCTACCTCGACCACCGCTTCACCGTCGTACGGCGGCGTTCGGAGTTCCGCCGGGGCAAGAAGCGCGACCGGCTGCACCTGGTCGAGGGTCTGCTGACGGCCCTGCTGGACATCGACGAGGTCATCCGGCTGATCCGCTCCAGCGAGAACTCCGCGCAGGCGAAGCAGCGCCTGATGGAGCAGTTCTCGCTGAGCGAGGTGCAGACGCAGTACATCCTCGACACGCCGCTGCGCCGCCTGACCAAGTACGACCGCATCGAACTGGAGACGGAGAAGGACCGGCTCAACGCGGAGATCGAGGAGCTGACCCGGATCCTCGACTCGGACGCGGAGCTGCGCAAGCTGGTCTCCTCGGAACTGGCCACGGTCGCCAAGAAGTTCGGCACCGACCGGCGTACGGTCCTGCTGGAGTCGGGTGGCGCCCCGGTCGCCGCCGTGCCGCTGCAGGTGGCCGACGACCCGTGCCGGGTGCTGCTGTCCTCGACGGGGCTGCTGGCCCGTACGGCCAACGGCGAGCCGTTCGCCGAGGACGCCGCCGCCAAGCGCGTGAAGCACGACGTGATCGTCTCGGCGGTGCCGGCGACCGCGCGCGGCGAGATCGGCGCGGTCAGCTCGGCGGGCCGGCTGCTGCGGCTGAACGTCGTCGACCTGCCTCAGCTCCCGGAGTCGACGCCGACGCCGAACCTCGCGGGGGGCGCCCCGCTGGCCGAGTTCGTCTCCCTGGAGGACGACGAGACGGTGGTGTGCCTGACGACGCTCGACGAGTCGTCGCCGGGCCTGGCGCTCGGCACGGCCCAGGGGGTCGTGAAGCGCGTCGTGCCGGACTACCCGGCCAACAAGGAAGAGCTGGAAGTGATCACCCTCAAGGAGGGCGACCGGATCGTCGGCGCGGTCGAGCTGCGCACCGGTGAGGAGGATCTGGTCTTCATCACCGACGACGCCCAGCTGCTGCGCTTCCAGGCGTCCCAGGTCCGCCCGCAGGGCCGCCCGGCCGGCGGTGTGGCCGGCATCAAGCTCTCCGAGGGCGCGAAGGTCATCTCCTTCACGGCGGTGGACCCGGCGGCGGACGCCGTCGTCTTCACCGTCGCGGGCTCGCGGGGCACGCTGGACGACTCCGTCCAGACGACGGCCAAGATGACCCCGTTCGACCAGTACCCGCGCAAGGGCCGAGCCACCGGTGGCGTCCGCTGCCAGCGGTTCCTGAAGGGCGAGGACTGCCTGTCCCTGGCCTGGGCGGGCCCGGCTCCCGCTCTCGCCGCCCAGAAGAACGGCAGCCCGGCCGAGCTGCCGGAGATCGACCCGCGCCGCGACGGCTCGGGTGTCTCGCTGGCCAAGACGGTGGCGGTGGTGGCCGGGCCGGTCTAG
- a CDS encoding citrate synthase: MRDQEPAPLDAERRLSTREAAELLGVKPETVYAYVSRGQLSSRRVSGGRGSTFDAREVEALARRNRRDSSGGSGSGGELSVRTRLTLIESDRYYYRGVDAVELATRHSYEEVAEWLWTGRMRPGSTFTAPAASIAVARRAVEALPEHAAPADLLRVATTAAATADPLRFDLSEDAVLGTARTLIPTLVAALPVVGRDRSDTGPLAHRLWSRLSRREPGEASLRALDTALALLADHDLAASTLAVRVAASARAHAYAAVSAGLGVIEGPLHGAASGLAHRLLRDVLEQGDPAPVIAGELRAGRRIPGLGHRLYPGEDPRARALFAALEDVPKAEPALLAAREIVETTARHAPLHANVDLALAVLTTSCGMPAAAGETIFAVARTAGWIAHALEEYGERPLRMRPSGLYTGAKPPQPLPE; encoded by the coding sequence ATGCGCGATCAAGAGCCCGCCCCCCTCGACGCGGAACGGCGACTGAGCACCAGGGAGGCCGCCGAGCTGCTCGGCGTGAAACCGGAGACCGTGTACGCGTACGTGAGCCGCGGCCAGCTCAGCAGCCGTCGCGTGTCCGGCGGCCGGGGCAGCACCTTCGACGCCCGGGAGGTCGAGGCGCTCGCCCGGCGCAACCGGCGCGACAGCTCGGGCGGTTCCGGCTCCGGCGGCGAACTCTCCGTACGGACCCGCCTCACGCTCATCGAGAGCGACCGCTACTACTACCGCGGCGTCGACGCGGTCGAGCTGGCCACCCGGCACAGCTACGAGGAGGTCGCCGAGTGGCTGTGGACCGGCAGGATGCGCCCGGGCAGCACCTTCACCGCACCCGCCGCCTCCATCGCCGTCGCCCGCCGTGCCGTCGAGGCCCTGCCCGAACACGCCGCCCCCGCCGACCTGCTGCGGGTCGCGACGACGGCTGCCGCGACCGCCGACCCGCTGCGCTTCGACCTGTCCGAGGACGCCGTCCTCGGCACCGCGCGCACCCTCATCCCCACGCTCGTCGCCGCCCTGCCGGTGGTGGGCCGCGACCGCAGCGACACGGGCCCGCTGGCCCACCGACTGTGGTCCCGGCTGTCCCGCCGGGAACCCGGCGAGGCCTCCCTGCGCGCCCTCGACACCGCCCTCGCCCTCCTGGCCGATCACGACCTGGCCGCCTCCACGCTCGCGGTGCGGGTCGCCGCGTCGGCCCGGGCCCACGCCTACGCGGCGGTCTCCGCCGGGCTCGGCGTCATCGAGGGGCCGCTGCACGGCGCGGCCAGCGGACTCGCCCACCGGCTTCTCCGGGACGTCCTCGAGCAGGGCGACCCGGCCCCCGTGATCGCGGGCGAACTGCGCGCCGGACGCCGGATCCCGGGACTCGGCCACCGGCTGTACCCCGGTGAGGACCCACGCGCGCGTGCCCTCTTCGCCGCCCTGGAGGACGTCCCCAAAGCAGAGCCCGCCCTCCTCGCGGCCCGCGAGATCGTCGAGACCACGGCCCGCCACGCCCCGCTGCACGCCAACGTCGACCTGGCGCTCGCCGTGCTCACGACGTCCTGCGGCATGCCCGCGGCCGCGGGAGAGACGATCTTCGCCGTGGCCCGTACGGCGGGCTGGATCGCCCACGCCCTGGAGGAGTACGGCGAACGCCCGCTGCGCATGCGCCCGAGCGGTCTCTACACGGGCGCCAAGCCGCCTCAGCCACTGCCGGAGTAG
- a CDS encoding response regulator: MIEVLVVDDDTRVARVNAAYVEKVPGFHVAGEAHSAADALRQLETLPRLDLVLMDHYLPDETGLAVVQEMRRRGHQTDVIMVTAARDVSTVQAAMRHGALQYLVKPFAFAGLRAKLEAYAELRRTLDGGGEAEQAEVDRIFGALSAPSEPDLPKGHSPTTAELVRQSLMSADGPLSAQEIAERTGVSRQTAQRYLKLLERTGRARLTLKYGDAGRPEHRYVWATRA, translated from the coding sequence ATGATCGAGGTCCTGGTCGTGGACGACGACACGAGGGTCGCGCGGGTCAATGCCGCCTACGTCGAGAAGGTGCCCGGCTTCCACGTCGCGGGCGAGGCGCACAGCGCCGCTGACGCGCTGCGCCAGCTGGAGACGCTGCCCCGGCTGGACCTGGTCCTCATGGACCACTACCTGCCCGACGAGACGGGGCTCGCGGTCGTCCAGGAGATGCGGCGGCGCGGCCACCAGACCGACGTGATCATGGTGACCGCGGCGCGGGACGTGTCCACGGTGCAGGCGGCGATGCGGCACGGCGCGCTCCAGTACCTGGTCAAGCCGTTCGCCTTCGCCGGGCTGCGCGCCAAGCTGGAGGCCTACGCGGAGCTGCGTCGCACGCTCGACGGCGGTGGAGAGGCCGAGCAGGCCGAGGTGGACCGCATCTTCGGGGCGCTGTCGGCACCGTCGGAGCCCGATCTGCCCAAGGGGCACTCCCCCACCACGGCGGAGCTGGTCCGTCAGTCCCTGATGAGCGCCGACGGCCCCCTGTCCGCCCAGGAGATCGCCGAGCGCACCGGGGTGAGCCGCCAGACGGCCCAGCGGTACCTGAAGCTCCTGGAACGCACGGGACGGGCCCGGCTGACCCTCAAGTACGGCGACGCGGGCCGCCCGGAACACCGTTACGTGTGGGCGACCCGCGCCTAG
- a CDS encoding sucrase ferredoxin translates to MSTCSSVSRDLDEPVAGTAATARTWLLLEQPGPWGAKALTSSHLDPTLGRALEAAAKDTGVRIALIRRPGRHADRRMPATRRVYAAHTVPGNVWLHSATTSDPGQLLDLDFAALGRGDHHSFDAQLGGRPHDGDPLALVCTNGKRDRCCALLGRPLAAELATSGVEGVWEVTHLGGHRFSPTVLVLPYGYAYGRAEAHTLKEVLHGAREGRIVMEGCRGSSAWERPGQAAELAVRTRIGDYAAEALSVVRTAGAAPRWEVTVAHTDGRRWHVDVAQAAGLPPRPESCGAAVLGSPARMDVVAVREARLTTALAS, encoded by the coding sequence GTGAGTACGTGCTCAAGCGTCTCGCGGGACCTCGACGAGCCCGTTGCGGGGACCGCGGCCACCGCCAGGACCTGGCTGTTGCTGGAACAGCCCGGCCCGTGGGGTGCCAAAGCGCTCACCTCGAGCCACCTGGACCCCACGCTGGGACGTGCCCTGGAGGCGGCCGCGAAGGACACGGGCGTACGGATCGCGCTCATCCGCCGCCCCGGGCGCCACGCGGACCGTCGCATGCCCGCCACGCGCCGGGTGTACGCGGCCCACACCGTGCCGGGGAACGTGTGGCTGCACAGCGCCACGACCTCGGACCCGGGGCAGCTGCTCGATCTCGACTTCGCCGCACTCGGCCGTGGCGACCACCACTCCTTCGACGCGCAGCTCGGCGGACGCCCGCACGACGGTGACCCGCTCGCGCTCGTCTGCACCAACGGCAAGCGCGACCGCTGCTGCGCCCTCCTCGGCCGCCCCCTCGCGGCCGAACTCGCCACGTCGGGGGTCGAGGGCGTCTGGGAGGTCACCCATCTGGGTGGTCACCGCTTCTCCCCGACGGTGCTCGTGCTGCCGTACGGATACGCGTACGGCCGGGCCGAGGCGCACACCCTCAAAGAGGTCCTGCACGGTGCGCGCGAGGGACGGATCGTCATGGAGGGGTGCCGGGGCAGCTCGGCCTGGGAACGGCCCGGCCAGGCCGCCGAACTCGCCGTGCGCACCAGGATCGGCGACTACGCGGCCGAGGCGCTGAGCGTCGTCCGCACGGCCGGTGCCGCTCCGCGCTGGGAGGTGACCGTCGCCCATACCGACGGGCGCCGCTGGCACGTCGACGTGGCCCAGGCCGCGGGCCTGCCGCCCCGCCCGGAGAGCTGCGGCGCGGCGGTCCTCGGATCACCCGCCCGGATGGACGTGGTGGCGGTACGCGAGGCCAGACTGACGACGGCCCTGGCGAGCTGA
- a CDS encoding GTP-binding protein, whose product MSQRSPEPQQIPVVVLAGFLGSGKTTLLNHLLHRSGGSRIGAIVNDFGAIEIDAMAVAGALGDSTVSLGNGCLCCAVDASELDQYLERLAAPSLGIDVIVIEASGLAEPQELVRMVLASEHPGIVYGGLVVVVDAAEFDDTRARHPEIDRHLALADLAVVNKVDRAADGERVLGLVRSLVDRAAVVPATYGRIDPEFLFDCRPSEERIGQLSFDDLHEHGGHGEHDDHAGHLHSSYDSLSFTSTRPLDPRRLMEFLDSRPEGLYRIKGYVDFGPHDVRNRYGVHAVGRFLRFYPEPWPAGEERLTQLVLIGSGIDAPALDKELDACRSDAPHADEHGMWGVLRYVRDPDEDPAEPA is encoded by the coding sequence GTGAGTCAGCGGAGCCCGGAACCGCAGCAGATCCCGGTCGTCGTCCTGGCCGGATTCCTCGGCTCGGGAAAGACCACGCTGCTCAACCACCTCCTGCACCGCAGCGGAGGCAGCCGGATCGGCGCCATCGTCAACGACTTCGGGGCCATCGAGATCGACGCGATGGCCGTGGCCGGAGCGCTCGGCGACTCGACGGTCTCGCTCGGCAACGGGTGCCTGTGCTGTGCTGTCGACGCGAGCGAGCTGGACCAGTACCTGGAGCGGCTCGCGGCGCCCTCCCTCGGCATCGACGTCATCGTCATCGAGGCCAGCGGTCTCGCCGAGCCGCAGGAACTGGTGCGGATGGTGCTCGCCAGCGAGCATCCGGGGATCGTCTACGGCGGGCTCGTCGTGGTCGTCGACGCCGCCGAGTTCGACGACACCCGGGCCCGGCATCCCGAGATCGACCGGCATCTCGCGCTGGCCGACCTCGCCGTGGTCAACAAGGTCGACCGGGCGGCCGACGGCGAACGCGTCCTCGGGCTCGTCCGGTCCCTCGTCGACCGCGCCGCCGTCGTCCCGGCCACCTACGGCCGGATCGACCCCGAGTTCCTCTTCGACTGCCGGCCGAGCGAGGAGCGCATCGGGCAGCTGTCCTTCGACGACCTGCACGAGCACGGCGGTCACGGCGAGCACGACGACCACGCCGGGCACCTGCACAGCTCCTACGACAGCCTGTCGTTCACCTCGACGCGGCCCCTCGACCCGCGCCGGCTGATGGAGTTCCTCGACAGCCGTCCCGAGGGGCTGTACCGGATCAAGGGGTACGTCGACTTCGGCCCGCACGACGTCCGCAACCGCTACGGCGTGCATGCCGTCGGGCGGTTCCTGCGCTTCTACCCGGAACCCTGGCCGGCGGGCGAGGAACGCCTCACCCAGCTGGTCCTCATCGGCTCCGGCATCGACGCACCCGCCCTCGACAAGGAACTCGACGCGTGCCGCAGCGACGCCCCGCACGCCGACGAGCACGGCATGTGGGGCGTCCTGCGGTACGTACGGGACCCCGACGAGGATCCCGCCGAACCGGCCTAG